The sequence TGGTGTAATCAGACAGCATATTATCAATTCGATTTATAGTATCTGCTATCCAGCCCTCTTTGCTTTTGTCTATATCTATAAATTCTTTTATAGTTTCGCTCCAGGGTTTAAAAAGATTCTTTGAGTAGTCAAATTTTTCTTCGGTAGCGTTTTTGTCTTGCTTGCCTTCTTTGGCTACATTTTCTTTTTGGATAGTGTTATCTTGTATCGGTGTGTTGCTAAGTCCGTTTATGCTAGTTATCATTTCAACCCCCCCTACGCCTTTATATCAATATCTCTTTTTATACCAAGCATATCTACTAGATATTTTCCAGCTGGGTTTTCATTTAGCTCTTTTACTAAATTTAAAGGTGGCATACTAAATTTTAAAAAGCTATCCATAAAGTCCTTACTCTTCTTGCCATCTTTATCTATCTCACCAAAAAGTAGCTTTAGTATTTTTAGATTATGCTCCATCATCTTTTTAAATGATAGTTCGTCTTCTTCATCTGAATACTTACCGACAAACCCAGTCGTTAGATCTACATAGACAAGGTCTCTTTTATACTTAACATACTCTTGCATATATTCAGGCATACCAGCTAGGTCAGAGTCGCTTGCTTTGTTGAAATTTGCTCCAAATTTCATCTCACCCATAAGTTCAAATAGCTCAAATGCCCTACTAAATTCTTTACTATCTACACTCTTATCAAAGCCTTGTTTCTTTCCAAAAACGGTAGTTTCACCTTCTTTGACGTCAAGGTTGCTGTTTATAACTGCTGCTAAAAGTCCGCCTTTAGTTATAGAGCCATCTTTGTTTGTGTATCTTTCGCCGTGCGGATCGATAAAAACACCACTTCCCACACTCTCTTTGCCACCATTATTGTTATTAAAGATGTCTGTTGTTGGCTTTAGTGGTTGCCTGCCATCTCCACCATTAAAGCTTGGGTTGAAAAAGAGCGTGCTTATCATCTGCTTGTTTGACTCTTTGTAGTTAAAGCTAGAAGCAGCTGCATCAAAGTCGTAAATGGAGTTATGTATCTTGGTTACTTGCATACTTTGGCGATTATACTCAAAGCCTTGAGGGAAATTTCTTATCTCATCTAAGCTAAAGCTTTCTTTTGAGTTTAGTATATCTTCTCCGACTACTTGTGAGAGGATTTTGTAGGCATTGCCAGCAGTCTTTGCTATATCTATGCTTTTAAAGGTGCGACTAAAAAATGAAGTTCCTTCTGCAACATTGACTAACGACTCCAGTGTGCTTGAGTGAATTTTATATCCGCTTGGTATGCCAGCTTGCTTGTTAAACTCATCTGTAAAGTAGCCATCCTTATCTACCTTGTAGCCTAAAACCTCTGAGCTTGTTTGGTTGGTGGCAACTTTGGTTGATACCTTTATGTTCTGCTCTAAATTTAAGGGGTAGCTACCAAGTGCATTTATCATCTAGTATCCTTTTAGCTTCATACCAAAGATATCGTCTTTTTTGTGAAAAGTTTTATTTTGCCAAGGGTTTTTAGTATGCATAAATTTACTCCTAAACTCTCGTATCTACCTTTTTATAAAGCCTATCTTTGCTAGATAGTTCTTTAAATTTGAGGTCGTTTTCAAGGTAGGTGATGTTGTAAATTTCTTTGGTGGTGATGCTTTTGCCGTTTTCAAGTCCGATCAGAAATTTACTTGTAAATTTATCAGATAGGTTTTTAACGAGCTTTGTTCCAAGCTCTTTTAGGCTAGATATCTTATCATCTTGCTTTATGCCCATAGCCTTAAAGTCAAGTCTATTTAGCTCTACATCATTCATGCTCTTAGCATCTAAATTTATACTTGCTCTTTTGCTATCCTTGTCATCTTTGCTGATTAGCTTGCCAGTGTCGCTATAAATTTCTTTTACCTCTAGCTCTCTTCCGCTATCAAATTTAAGCGTGATCGTGCCATTTTTGTTTAGCTTCATAGCTATTACGCTGTCTGTGTCCTTTAGCGCAGCTGCTGCCTTGCTAGTATCACTCTCAAAAGCATGCTTTACTCTTTCTAAATTTTCTAGGCTAAACTCAAGCCCAGTTGCTTTTTCAAACTCACTCTCCATAGCGATCATATAAGATGACTTTGTGACTTTTAGCTTTGAGATGAGATCATCTGCGTCTTCTACATCATTTTCTTTTAAATTTTTGCTTATCCACTCTACGTCTTTGCTGTGAGCGCTAGACTCTTTTTGGTAGTCGTTATAAAATTTCATAAAGCTATCTTTTTGATAGCCTGCGTATGAAAAGCTCTCATCTTGTTTAGGCCCAGAAGGCTTTATGATAGGGTTAAACTCGCTAAGCTTTTTCTTGCCGTCAAAGCCAACTTTCTCATAGGCAAAGTTATTTAAGCCGCTCTCTTCGTTAAATATCTTATTATCCCTAAGATCTACCCAGCCGTCTTTGTCTGCATGGTCTTTGAAAAATTTATTAGTCTCTTCTTTGTCTATCTTTTGGTAGCGATATTCGGCTGAAAATAGAGTATAAGGGTTTGAGTTATTTAAACTAACTCTGTAATCAACCGTGTTTTTGCTAGCAAAGTCCATAGCCTCATGGCTTAAATTTCTAATATCTTTTTTGATAAAGTCGTTAAGGTTTATCTCGCTTACAACTTCGCTTAGTTTGAAAATTTTCTCATTTCCGTCTTTATCGTAGCCTCTAACTTTTAGCTTATCAAAGTATTTATCACCAGAATTTATCACTCCGTCCTTGTTGCTATCAAAGTTAAATAAAAATCCATTTGCATCTAGCTTGCCTATGCCTAGTTTGTCATTATCGTTATAAAGATCCAAAAAGACCTCTACATCACCCAGTGAAGTTTTTATCGTTTTTTCATAGGCGTAGTCATTTAAATTTGTAAATTTAGTATCTGCTGCCGCAATGGGCTTAATGGGAGTTTTTGAATTTATAGATGAAAAATAGGTGCTAGTTTGATCCACTTTCCTTAGTGCTGAGGCATCTTCGCCAAAGAGATATTTGTTTTCAAAGTCCTTTTTGTCCCAGTTTCTCCGCTGGATATCCACGTAAGAAAAAGCATCGTTTGTTCCGTTGTCTGCTTTAGCATACTCTGACTTCACGCCACTGGTGCTGGCGCTTTGGATGATAGAGTAAGTGCTATTTGAGATAAGCTTAGTAGCGATGTCTTTAAGCTCAGACTTTAAATTTGTATTGTCTAAAGTTTGCACTCTATCTACGCCAAGAAGGACCCTTGAATAGATCATATCTTTGGGTAAATTTATATTTATGGGCTCTAAATTTGGTGATATATTCATTTTAAATCCTTTTAAAATATATATCTTATATCGGCAAATATAAAAAATGTTTAGTAGTATGGGGGCTAAAAGGGCTTAGAGCGAATGCCTACTATGTTATATTTTTAAAGCTCTCTTGTCTTCGTCCTCTCATCAAATTCTTTTAAAACATCCATTATCTTGCTTGCTAGTCCCTCAAGCGTGTGATCTTTTTTAAGCTCCAAATTTCTAAGCTTTAAAATCCTAGCTAGTATATCTTTTAGATCTTTCTTACCAGATAGTATCTCATCATAATAAGCCTTTGGTATGCCTATCTCACTTCTATCTTGTTTTGTAAGTATGAGTTTGTCTCTATATACATTGCGAGCCTCATCAGTTATCCTTGTTGTGCCACCTTGCAACACAAGACCTTGCTCGTTTTTTAAAAATGCGACAAAGATTTGCTCCTTTGTATAGCCTTGTTCATTATCATATACAGACATATCAGGCTTAAAGTCATATCCAGCACTACTAACCCACATATAAGGGATAGTATGCTCAGTTGTCATAACTTCTGGAGAGAAGTCAAGGAAATTTCCATTAACTTCTACATTTATGTCTTTTAGATCATTCATTAGCTTACGCGCATCGTCTGCATCTTGGGCTGTCCTGAAGACATGAGTTACCTTCTCATTACTCCTATCAGTTAGCCCATCTATCTCATCGCTCGACATCCTACCCATTAGATATTCGGAATAATCTATTTTTTTATCTTTTGAAAAGTAGCCCTTTGGCATCTTTGCTAGATCTTCGTTTGAGTAAAATTCTTTGCCCTTGCTAATAACTCCAGCTGAAATTTGATCAAAAATTTTATAGTATTGCTTGATGGTATCTGCTAGATCGATATTTGCAAAGCTATCCTCTCCAAATAGCACATTATCTTTTTTTGTATTCATTGAAAAATTTGTAAAGTTTGGGTGTTTTTGATTGTGTAGCACTATCGCATCAAGCGTGCTTTTGTGGATTTTAAAGTCCTGTGGCAAGCCTGCTGCCTTGTTAAAATCAGCTCCCATAAATCCTTTAGCATCTACACTATATCCATAACCCTCTTGTGAAGTAAATTTAGCCTGATAAAGAGAGTCGATACTACTAGATGAAACAAAGTCATTCTTGGGAGTAGTGGTTTGGCTGATCGAATTTATATTTGGAGTGTTAGGCAAGAAATTTGCAAAGCCTTCGCTTTTTGTCTGTTTTTGGTAGTGCTGTTTTGTTAAGATGGAGTTATAAGAGACTTTCATAGCTTACTCCTTGAAATTTAGCTTCAAAGAGTAAGCAAAAGTTGTGCCGAAAATTTAAGAGTGAGATAAATTTAAGTTTGTTCACTTTGAGATAAAAATTTTATCTATCAGTAAAAATAAAAGCAAATTTATAGAAAGCATCTTGTAAAATAAAACAATCCTGAAAAAATGTACCACTTTTTATAAAAACTGTACCATACTTTTAGGAAATTTTAAAGAAAGGGAAACTGCAAAAAGGGCAGTTAAAGTATCGATAAGTAGGACATCTATGGTGTCACGGGGGAGACTTGAACTCCCGACCTCCGGCTTATGAGACCAGCGCTCTAACCAGCTGAGCTACCGTGACAACTTAAAATAAGTTTTGGATTATACAACCTAAGAACTTATTTTTAGCTAAAATTTATCTCACACAAATTTTATAGATAAAAAAGTAAATTTGACTGCAAAGAGCAGCCAAATTTATTTAAGCTTTTTTAGTGAAAAATCCAACGTAAATAGCGTATATGAAACCGATAGCCACGGCATACGGGGCAAAAGGTGTGATGCCAGCTCCTGAGCTTGCTAAGATAAAGTTATGACTTATCGCAGCTCCAGCTCCCATGCCTAAAACAAATACAGCTGAGCTTAAATTTCCAGCTCCCATTTGCACTAGATGTTTGCCAGGGCAGCCGTAGCTTAGGCTAAAGCAAAGGCCAGCTAAGCTCATACCTAAGAAATTCCAAAGCATATCATTGTGAGCGATAGGTTGTCCTTCAAAGCCAAATTTGTATTGATTTAGCACTAAATTCGTTACGCTTGCGCAGACGATGATAGAGATGACGCCATAAAACATCGAAAAGTCACGCTCAAAAATTTTACTGATAGCTCCCACTGAGCAAAATTTACTTCTTTGCATAAATGCGCCGATGATAATGGCACAAATAAGCGAGATAAATAAATTTGCATGCTGTGAGCCTGGGCCTTTTTCTGAGCTAAATAATGCGCCATTTTCACCAAGTTTTAGACCAAAGATAAGTGCTAGTAAAAGCAAAATAGCAATGATCAGCGGCAAAAACCCTATCGCCTTTGCTGTGGTTTCACTCTCAGGCAAAACATAGCCATTTTTCTTAAAAGTCCGTCCCACAAAGACGCCAGCAAATAAGCCAACAACGCCAGCTATGGCGGTCATATCTCCGCCTCCAAGACGTAAAAATGCTCTCCAAGGGCAGCCTAAAAATATGAGGCAGCCTATCATCGCAAACACGCCTAAGAAAAACCTAGAAAATGCCGCGCTACCAGATACTGGAGTGAAATTTCTACTCCAAAGCATGCTAGCTAGAAAGCCTCCGATGATAAGCCCTAA is a genomic window of Campylobacter concisus containing:
- a CDS encoding Cj0814 family flagellar-dependent secreted protein — its product is MKVSYNSILTKQHYQKQTKSEGFANFLPNTPNINSISQTTTPKNDFVSSSSIDSLYQAKFTSQEGYGYSVDAKGFMGADFNKAAGLPQDFKIHKSTLDAIVLHNQKHPNFTNFSMNTKKDNVLFGEDSFANIDLADTIKQYYKIFDQISAGVISKGKEFYSNEDLAKMPKGYFSKDKKIDYSEYLMGRMSSDEIDGLTDRSNEKVTHVFRTAQDADDARKLMNDLKDINVEVNGNFLDFSPEVMTTEHTIPYMWVSSAGYDFKPDMSVYDNEQGYTKEQIFVAFLKNEQGLVLQGGTTRITDEARNVYRDKLILTKQDRSEIGIPKAYYDEILSGKKDLKDILARILKLRNLELKKDHTLEGLASKIMDVLKEFDERTKTREL
- the yedE gene encoding YedE family putative selenium transporter, producing the protein MNKTLLYIIAGASLGILGPVLVHFGNPANMGVCAACFLRDSMGALGFHQAKVVQYLRPEILGLIIGGFLASMLWSRNFTPVSGSAAFSRFFLGVFAMIGCLIFLGCPWRAFLRLGGGDMTAIAGVVGLFAGVFVGRTFKKNGYVLPESETTAKAIGFLPLIIAILLLLALIFGLKLGENGALFSSEKGPGSQHANLFISLICAIIIGAFMQRSKFCSVGAISKIFERDFSMFYGVISIIVCASVTNLVLNQYKFGFEGQPIAHNDMLWNFLGMSLAGLCFSLSYGCPGKHLVQMGAGNLSSAVFVLGMGAGAAISHNFILASSGAGITPFAPYAVAIGFIYAIYVGFFTKKA
- a CDS encoding response regulator; its protein translation is MNISPNLEPININLPKDMIYSRVLLGVDRVQTLDNTNLKSELKDIATKLISNSTYSIIQSASTSGVKSEYAKADNGTNDAFSYVDIQRRNWDKKDFENKYLFGEDASALRKVDQTSTYFSSINSKTPIKPIAAADTKFTNLNDYAYEKTIKTSLGDVEVFLDLYNDNDKLGIGKLDANGFLFNFDSNKDGVINSGDKYFDKLKVRGYDKDGNEKIFKLSEVVSEINLNDFIKKDIRNLSHEAMDFASKNTVDYRVSLNNSNPYTLFSAEYRYQKIDKEETNKFFKDHADKDGWVDLRDNKIFNEESGLNNFAYEKVGFDGKKKLSEFNPIIKPSGPKQDESFSYAGYQKDSFMKFYNDYQKESSAHSKDVEWISKNLKENDVEDADDLISKLKVTKSSYMIAMESEFEKATGLEFSLENLERVKHAFESDTSKAAAALKDTDSVIAMKLNKNGTITLKFDSGRELEVKEIYSDTGKLISKDDKDSKRASINLDAKSMNDVELNRLDFKAMGIKQDDKISSLKELGTKLVKNLSDKFTSKFLIGLENGKSITTKEIYNITYLENDLKFKELSSKDRLYKKVDTRV
- a CDS encoding Cj0814 family flagellar-dependent secreted protein, with the translated sequence MINALGSYPLNLEQNIKVSTKVATNQTSSEVLGYKVDKDGYFTDEFNKQAGIPSGYKIHSSTLESLVNVAEGTSFFSRTFKSIDIAKTAGNAYKILSQVVGEDILNSKESFSLDEIRNFPQGFEYNRQSMQVTKIHNSIYDFDAAASSFNYKESNKQMISTLFFNPSFNGGDGRQPLKPTTDIFNNNNGGKESVGSGVFIDPHGERYTNKDGSITKGGLLAAVINSNLDVKEGETTVFGKKQGFDKSVDSKEFSRAFELFELMGEMKFGANFNKASDSDLAGMPEYMQEYVKYKRDLVYVDLTTGFVGKYSDEEDELSFKKMMEHNLKILKLLFGEIDKDGKKSKDFMDSFLKFSMPPLNLVKELNENPAGKYLVDMLGIKRDIDIKA